A genomic segment from Malus domestica chromosome 05, GDT2T_hap1 encodes:
- the LOC103454460 gene encoding ATP-dependent Clp protease proteolytic subunit 4, chloroplastic-like: protein MDVLSISSPTFLPIPTSKLSHSSRPKPTSYFPNSSPKTPSIKSLSLQTPKPTFATRSQGLDGSLLISSAPQTPATAMRGAEGDAMGLLLRERIVFLGSSIDDFVADTIISQLLLLDAQDSKKDIKLFINSTGGSLSATMAIYDVVQLVRADVSTVALGIAASTASIILGGGTKGKRFAMPNTRIMIHQPLGGASGQAIDVEIQAREVMHNKNNVTQILSNSTGRSFEQVQKDIDRDRYMSPIEAVEYGIIDGVIDGDSIIPLVPVPDKVKPTLSYEEISKDPRKFLTPDVPDDEIY, encoded by the exons ATGGACGTTCTCTCAATCTCATCCCCTACGTTCCTCCCCATCCCAACCTCCAAGCTCTCTCACTCCTCCCGCCCCAAACCCACCTCCTACTTCCCCAATTCCTCTCCCAAAACCCCCTCAATCAAATCCCTTTCCCTCCAAACACCAAAACCCACCTTCGCCACCAGGTCCCAGGGGCTCGACGGCTCTCTCCTGATTTCCTCCGCCCCTCAAACGCCGGCCACCGCCATGAGAGGCGCCGAGGGCGACGCCATGGGGCTTTTGCTCAGGGAGAGGATTGTTTTCTTGGGTAGTAGCATTGATGACTTTGTGGCTGACACTATTATTAGCCAGCTGCTTTTGTTGGATGCCCAGGATTCTAAGAAGGATATCAAGCTCTTTATTAACTCCACCGGCGGCTCTCTCAG tGCTACAATGGCTATCTATGATGTCGTTCAGCTTGTGAGGGCTGATGTCTCCACAGTTGCACTTGGCATTGCAGCATCAACAGCTTCCATAATCCTTGGCGGTGGCACCAAAGGCAAGCGTTTTGCGATGCCTAATACAAGGATCATGATTCATCAACCTCTTGGAGGTGCTAGTGGCCAGGCAATAGATGTGGAAATTCAAGCCCGAGAAGTGATGCATAACAAAAACAATGTCAcacaaattctttcaaattccACGGGCCGTTCATTTGAGCAAGTCCAAAAGGATATTGACAGGGATCGATATATGTCCCCCATAGAAGCAGTTGAATATGGAATAATAGATGGAGTTATCGACGGAGATAGCATTATTCCTCTGGTGCCTGTCCCAGACAAGGTGAAGCCGACATTGAGTTACGAGGAAATTAGTAAAGATCCAAGAAAATTTTTGACCCCAGATGTCCCTGATGACGAGATATACTAG
- the LOC103454461 gene encoding primase homolog protein, whose translation MTPSLFLCRPLRLHTALVFSKHHFPSSPLSSSNFSLVPVRSCSSSHSSNAPTPHGTAEKMEEQIVGVDKVDILKQKMEVIGILCTDSCVPGKYTNLLCPKCNGGPTMERSLSVHIVQKGDLAMWRCFRTDCSWADKVFADGRAAHNEVKKKVHYSGQMTEKSLKLEPLGEKLTAYFSERMISEETLRRNGVMQRSSNKDIIAFTYKRNGLLVACKYRTIEKSYWQEKASEKILYGVDDINDAAEIIIVEGEIDKLSLEEAGFCNCVSVPDGAPVKSSTKLPPVEKDTAYQYLWNCKQNLDKVSRIILATDNDKPGQALAKDIARRLGTHRCWQVSWPKKDEVSYYKDANEVLKDMGPDALKKVIENAEPYQLCTADQVVQSSDEHKPDEILASQLTKCTRRL comes from the exons ATGACTCCGTCTCTGTTTCTTTGTCGTCCACTCCGTCTCCACACCGCACTCGTCTTCTCCAAACACCACTTTCCTAGCAGTCCCTTATCATCATCAAATTTCTCTTTAGTCCCTGTTCGGTCTTGCTCTTCCTCTCACTCCAGCAATGCCCCCACTCCCCATG GTACTGCAGAGAAAATGGAGGAGCAGATCGTGGGTGTCGATAAAGTCGATATCTTAAAGCAGAAAATGGAGGTTATTGGGATTCTCTGTACTGATTCTTGTGTGCCTGGAAAGTATACTAATTTACTGTGTCCAAAG TGCAATGGTGGACCGACGATGGAGAGGAGTTTGTCTGTTCACATTGTCCAAAAGGG GGATTTGGCAATGTGGAGGTGTTTTCGAACGGATTGTAGTTGGGCTGACAAG GTATTTGCGGATGGCAGGGCAGCGCATAATGAGGTGAAGAAGAAAGTTCACTACTCTGGACAAATGACAGAGAAGAGCCTTAAGTTGGAACCACTAGGGGAAAAG CTAACTGCCTACTTCAGTGAGCGAATGATATCCGAGGAAACTTTGCGCAGAAATGGGGTTATGCAACGTTCCAGTAATAAG GATATCATTGCATTTACTTATAAACGCAATGGACTGCTTGTTGCCTGCAAGTATCGAACCATAGAAAAAAGTTATTGGCAG GAGAAGGCGTCAGAGAAAATACTATATGGAGTTGATGACATAAATGATGCAGCTGAAATTATCATT GTTGAAGGTGAAATTGACAAGCTTTCATTGGAGGAAGCTGGCTTCTGCAATTGTGTGAGTGTCCCTGATGGTGCACCGGTAAAAAGTTCTACTAAATTGCCACCAGTGGAAAAG GACACTGCATATCAGTATCTGTGGAATTGCAAACAGAATTTGGATAAG GTTTCTCGCATTATCCTGGCAACCGACAATGACAAACCAGGCCAAGCTTTGGCCAAAGATATAGCACGCCGCCTTGGGACACACAG ATGTTGGCAAGTAAGTTGGCCGAAGAAAGATGAAGTCAGCTATTACAAAGATGCTAATGAG GTTCTCAAGGACATGGGACCTGATGCTTTGAAAAAGGTAATCGAAAATGCAGAACCGTATCAGCTATGCACCGCAGACCAAGTAGTACAAAGTTCAGACGAGCATAAGCCGGATGAAATACTGGCTTCACAGTTAACAAAGTGCACACGACGGCTGTAA